One window from the genome of Nicotiana tomentosiformis chromosome 5, ASM39032v3, whole genome shotgun sequence encodes:
- the LOC138892220 gene encoding uncharacterized protein, translating into MPRPPRPYPQRLSKQHNENQFKKFIDMMKSLSINVLLVEALEQMSGYAKFMKDLVTKKRSMNCETIKITHQVSAIVHSMAPKLEDSGAFTIPCTIGSADFAKAFWKALVNVEAGELTFRVGDEKVVFHVCKSIRQPNSNEVCSFVDLVTEVIIDDTSAVINVKDTLEDVLLNHDGDEKEGFVDCVNALQGMRSYTYEPRKISLDLENRKTPPTKPSIEEPPTLELKPLPSHLRYEFLGPCSTLPVILSSFLTNV; encoded by the exons atgccaaggcctcctcgtCCATATCCTCAAAGACTTTCAAAGCAACacaatgagaatcaattcaagaaattcattgatatgatgaaaagtttgtccataaatgtgctgttggttgaagccttagaacaaatgtcgggatatgccaagttcatgaaggacttggtaacaaagaagagatcaatgaactgTGAAACGATCAAAAtaacacatcaagtgagtgctattgtgcactccatggctccaaagttggaagactctggtgctttcacaatcccgtgcactattgggagtgccgaTTTTGCCAAAGCTTTTT ggaaggccttAGTTAATGTGGAAGCTggcgagctcaccttccgggtgggcgatgaaaaagtggtgttccatgtttgtaaGTCAATAAGgcagccaaatagcaacgaagtgtgttcgttcgtggatcttgtgaccgaagtaattattgatgacacaagtgctgtGATAAATGTTAAAGATACCTTGGAAgatgtgttgttgaatcatgatggggatgagaaggaaggctttgtagattgtgtcaatgctttgcaaggaatgagaTCATATACTTATGAGCCCCGAAAAAtttccttggatctcgaaaatcggaagactccaccaacaaagccctcaatcgaggagcctcctaccttagagttaaagcctttgccttcacacctcaggtatgagtttctaggcccttgttccactttgcctgttattctttcctcgttCTTAACTAACGTGTAG